In Candidatus Methylomirabilota bacterium, the DNA window GATGGTCGACCAGCCAGCCGGCGCTCGTCCACGAGCCGAAGCCGAGCGCCGTCTCCAGGAGCGAGCACTCCACCCGCTGGCCCCGCCCCGTCCGGCCCCGCTCGTAGAGGGCGCTCAGAATGCCCTGGACCGCCCACATCCCCGTCCCCAGATCGCAGATGGGGAGACCCACCGAGGTCGGCGGCCCGTGCGGCTCCCCGGTCACGTGCATGATCCCGCCCAGGCCCTGGGCGATCAGGTCGAATCCACCCTTGTCGCGATAGGGGCCGTCGTACCCGAAGCCGGAGAGCTGGGCGTAGATGAGCCGCGGGTTCTCGCGGATCAGCACGTCGTAGCCGAGGCCGGCCCGCTCCATCACACTCGGGCGGTAATTCTCCACCAGGACGTCCACCCGCGCCACCAGCTGGAAGAAGATCTCCCGGCCCCGGGGCTTCTTGTAATCGAGGGTCATGCTCCTCTTGTTCCGGTTGATGTACCGGAAATAGGCGTTCCGCTCGCTCCCGTCGCCCATCTTCCGCGAGGAGTCCCCCGTTCCGGGTCGCTCGACCTTGAGCACGTCGGCGCCCATGTCGGCCAGAATCATGGTGCAGAACGGGCCGGCCATGTGCTCGGTCAGGTCCAGCACCGTGAGCCCGTGCAGAGGGCCCGGTCGGTCAGTCGGGGTCATGCCGCCTCCCGTCGCTTCGCCGTTCGTCAGTCATCCGGATCGCCCGATCACGTCCGCTTCGCGTACCCTCCCATCCGACGCTTCGCCCGGTCGCCGGCCCGCCGGACGGCTTCGCGCGCCGAGGTCCGGGCCGATCCGCTCGGTGTCACCTTGTGGGCGATCACGGTGTAGAGGTCCTCCTTCTCCAGGAGGATCTGATAGACGTCGAAGTCGTCCTGGGCCAGGGTGTTCAGGTCCGCCGCGAGCGTGGCATAGGTACTCCGCACGACCTTCCACGTCAGCGCCATCCGGCCTCCAGTCCTAACGGCACCCAGTGCCAGTCTCATGCCACCTCCCCACCCTCCACATCAAACGCCTCCGGTCACGTCGCGGTGCGCCGATCCACGCGGCCTCCGGAGCGGGAAACCTTCACCGAGCGCAACTTGCCCGAGGCATTGGCCTCGGGGTGACCACGGTCGGCCGCGGCTCCCTCGATCTCGGCATTGACCTCGGCTCCGAGGAGGAGCACCAAGGCCGTCACGTAGAACCACAGCAGCAACAGGATGACGCCGCCAATCGAGCCGTACGTCGCGTTGTAGTCGGCCACCTGGCTCACATACAGCCGGAGCGCGAGTGAGGCCCCGAGCCAGACGGCCAGCGCCACGACCGAGCCTGGCGTGATCCACCGCCACCGCTGCCCGGCGGCCGGGGCGAAATGATAGACGAGCGCGACTCCGGTCAGGACCAGCGCCATGAGGACAGGCCAACTCACCACGCTCCAGACCGCCGTGAACAGTGACCCCAGTCCGATCCGGGCGGCCACTCGCTCGCCGATCTGCGGGCCAAACACCATCAGGAGCAGGGCGGTCACCGTGAAGAGTGCAAATCCCGCGGTGAGGATGACGGCGAGCAGCCGCCGCTGCCACCAGGGGCGCGGGTCCTCGATGTCGTAGACGATGTTCAGAGCGGCCATCACAGACGCCATGCCGCTCGAGGCCGACCATAACGCGATGACGGCCCCAACCGAAAGCAGACCGCCATGGGCGCCACGCACGACCTCTCGGACTGTCTCTCGCAGGAGCGACGCCGCGTCCGGCGGCAAGACCTGGTCGAGATAGCGCAGCAGGCGGCCGATGAGGTGCGATCCGGGGAACAGGCCGACCACGGCCGTCAGGACCAGGAACGCGGGGAACAGCGAAAACAGAAACCAGTACGACAGGGCTGCCGCTCGCACGGGGATCTCGTCCTCCCCGATTCGACGGTAGAGCCGCCGGCCGAGGTCGCGAACCGAAAGCCCGCCGAGCCGCCATGGTGAGAGGTGGCGGCCGGCCGGGAAGCGCGTGACGCGGGCTCTCGTCATGGAGGGGCTCGGCGAGGTGCCCTCCGGGGCGATGCGGTCGCGAAGGCCGTCATCGAAGGGACGCGGCGGTCACTCATCTGGAGCCGGACCAATTTCTAAGATTGAGGGCGGAGCCGGAGGCGTGTCAAGGCACTAACCGTCTCGCCCGGCACGGCGAAGAATATCACCGCGCCCATGCCCGTCCCAAGACAAGCAGAAGGGGGAAGGTCAATGAGACAGCGCAAGGCCGCGACACCGATCATGCCGCCCAGGCCCAGGCTCCCACGGGGGATGGTGACCCTGGCGATTCTCCTCACGCTCGTCACGACCGCCCTGTCGGGCTGCATCCTCGTGCCGGTGGGTTACGGACATGAACACGGGCGGCACTGGGGCCACGGACACGGGTACGGCAGATGGGAGCGGCACCACGACAGCTGGAGATAGCGATGGAGCGGCACCTTTCCGCGCGAGCCGTCGAGGTGCCCCGCCGGGGCGATCAGACGCCGACCCCGAGCTGGCGGGAGACGAGTCGAGCGTAGAAGCCGCCGCGCCAGAGCAGTGTGTCGTGAGTCCCCGTCTCGATGACGCGCCCTTCGTCCAGCACGACGATCTGGTCAGCGGCGCGCACGGTCGAGAGGCGGTGGGCGATGACCACGGTCGTCCGCCCGCGCGCGAGTCGCTCGAGGGCCTCCTGCACGGCCTGCTCGTTCACCGCGTCGAGGTGCGAGGTCGCCTCGTCCAGGATCAGCACCGGCGCGCTCTTGAGGAAGGCGCGCGCGATGGCGACCCGCTGCCGCTGCCCACCCGAGAGCTGGGCCCCGCGCTCCCCGACCACCGTCTCGAGGCCGTCGGGAAGGGTGGCCACCAGCTCGTCGAGGGCCGCGTGTCGGACGGCCTCGAGGATCGCGCCCTCGCTCGCATCGGGCTGGGCCAGACGGATATTCGCCCGCAGCGTGTCGTTGAAGAGGTAGGTATCCTGGGCGACCAGGGCGATCCGGCGGCGGAGATCGTCGAGGCGGTGCGCGCGGAGATCGCGCCCCTGGAGGCGGACCGCGCCGGCCGACGGGTCCCAGAACCGGAGGAGGAGGTGGGCGACGGTCGTCTTTCCGGCCCCGGACGGGCCTACCAGGGCGAGCGTGGTGCCGGCCGGGACCGCGAAGGAGACGTCGAGGAGCGCGGGCCGAGGCCGGCCCGGGTAGCGGAACGTCACGCCGGCCATCTCGAGGGCGGGATTTCCCGCCAGCACGCCCGGTGCGACGCCGGGGCCATCCGTCACCGGAACAGGCTCCGCCTGCACGGCGTGCACGCGGCGCGTGGCGGCGAGCGTGTCGGCCAGCTGCCGGCCGACCTGCGCGATCTCCCACACCGGCACGAAGGCGGACATCGCGAGGAGCGTGAGCATGGGCAGGATCGCCCCGTCGAGTCGGCCTCCGGCGGCCAGGAGGGCGCCGACGGTCGCCACCGCCAGGCCACCGAGCCCCGTCGCGACCTCCTGGAGGGCCGCGTCCCGCGTGAGGTCGCGCAGGAAGGGCATCCGGGCGCGGACATAGGCCTCGGCGCGAGCCGCGAGCTCCGCGCCGCGCGGGCGGACCTGCTGGAATGCGAGAATCTCGGCCAGGCCCTGCACGGTGTCGACGGCGTGGGCGTTGAGCTCGCCGGAGGCTTCGCGGGCGCGCGCGCCGAGCCGGTCGATCCGGCGGCGGCCGAGGATCGGGCTCAGGCCGGCGTAGACGAGCCACGGCACGAGAACCATCGCCATCGGCCAGCCATAGACCGCCACGGTGGCCAGGACGGCGGTGGGGACCAGCACCGCGACGCCCGCCGGCGTGATCGTGTGGGCGAAGAAATACTCGATCAGCTCGATATCGTGCGTGGCGACCCCGACGAGGTCCCCGCTCCGCCGACGCACCAGGTAGGCGGGCGCCAGCGCGTCGAGCTTCTCGAAGAACGTGATGCGCATGTCGGCGAGGAGCCGATAGGCGACGTCGTGGGCGAGCCAGGACTCGAGCCAGTGCAGGATCCCGGCCAGCGGCGCGACGAGGCCCAGGAGGAAGAGCCAGCCCCCGAGCGGTTCGCCCCGCTTGACGGCGAGCACGGTCAAGGCGCTGACGACACCGACACCGATCAGCGCCCCGACACGCGCCACCCCCAGGCCGAATGTGACGGCGAGCTGGCCACGGTGCCCGCGGCTCAAGCCGAGCAGGGTGCGGAGGACCGTGGCCCAGCCGGACCCTTCGGCCCGGAGCACGCCCGTCTCCGGCTCGGAGGGCAGCTCGACAGGGGGCGCGTCGAGGAGCGCAGGACCCGGATCCGGCGAGGACGGGGCGGGGAAGCGGTCGCCGCGGCCTGCCCCATCCATGGCCTGCCTGCCCATCAGCCGGACGTAGGCCCCGCGGTGCGCCATGAGCTCCGCGTGCCTGCCCGACTCGACGATCCGGCCGCCCTCGAGCACGAGGATGCGGTCGGCCCCGACGACGCTCGAGAGACGGTGGGCGATGATCAGCGTGGTGCGGTCGACCATCAGCCGCTCGAGCGCCTCCTGGATGATGACCTCGCTCTCGGCGTCCACTGACGACAGGGCTTCGTCGAGGATGAGGATCGGCGCGTCGCGCAGGAGCGCACGCGCGATGGCGACCCGCTGCCGCTGTCCCTCCGACAGGCGAACGCCTCGCTCCCCGACGACCGTCCGGTAGCCCTGCGGCAGTCGCGTGATGAACTCGTGGGCGTTCGCGGCCCGGGCGGCGGCCTCGAGCTCGGCGGCCGTCGCCTCCCGTCTGCCCATCCGGAGGTTCTCCTCGACGGTCCCGTGGAACAGGTAGGTGTCCTGGTTCACGACGGCGATCTGGCTCCGGAGCTGGTCCAGGGTGAGGGCCCGCGCGTCGTGGCCGCCGACGAGGACGCGACCCTTCTGCGGGTCGTAGAAGCGGAGAAGGAGGCGCGCGATCGTGGACTTCCCGGCCCCGCTCGGGCCCACGATCCCGACCCGCGTGCCGGCCTCGACCGCAAAGCTCAGGTCGGCGAGAGCCGGGCGCCGGCCACCCGGATAGGCAAACGACACGGCCTCGAAGGCCACCGTTGGCGCGAGCGCCGCAGGGTCGACCACGGGACGGGGCGGGTCGAGCACGAGCGGGCGGGCGGCCAGCAGGCGGAGAATGCCCTCGGCGGCGGCGCGGCCGAGCATGCCGCTGTGGAGGAGCACCCGGAG includes these proteins:
- a CDS encoding CoA transferase, whose amino-acid sequence is MTPTDRPGPLHGLTVLDLTEHMAGPFCTMILADMGADVLKVERPGTGDSSRKMGDGSERNAYFRYINRNKRSMTLDYKKPRGREIFFQLVARVDVLVENYRPSVMERAGLGYDVLIRENPRLIYAQLSGFGYDGPYRDKGGFDLIAQGLGGIMHVTGEPHGPPTSVGLPICDLGTGMWAVQGILSALYERGRTGRGQRVECSLLETALGFGSWTSAGWLVDHREPTRQGSRHRQNAPYQRFATQDGYLMIGAASQPIWERCARALGHPEWTDDGRYARGPDRLANRDALEKEMEAVLTTRPTAHWIAVLDEAGVPCGPVYSYAELFADPQVRHRAMVVSVEDPELGAVPHVRTPVRLSESPVVVRTVAPTLGRHTDEVLTMLGRTRDDIAQLRRDGVI
- a CDS encoding YihY/virulence factor BrkB family protein; this encodes MTRARVTRFPAGRHLSPWRLGGLSVRDLGRRLYRRIGEDEIPVRAAALSYWFLFSLFPAFLVLTAVVGLFPGSHLIGRLLRYLDQVLPPDAASLLRETVREVVRGAHGGLLSVGAVIALWSASSGMASVMAALNIVYDIEDPRPWWQRRLLAVILTAGFALFTVTALLLMVFGPQIGERVAARIGLGSLFTAVWSVVSWPVLMALVLTGVALVYHFAPAAGQRWRWITPGSVVALAVWLGASLALRLYVSQVADYNATYGSIGGVILLLLWFYVTALVLLLGAEVNAEIEGAAADRGHPEANASGKLRSVKVSRSGGRVDRRTAT
- a CDS encoding ABC transporter ATP-binding protein, whose translation is MYLDCRLWAFTAGVRLRIAAAVLVGILAVAAGIARLGLLGWLLARVLGGAPLDRVMGLAALVTGIIVLRGALEYVRSMVAHGTAARVQARLRERLYDHVTRLGPASLGGERTGDIVLSMVEGIQQLEIYFGQYLPQLVVAALTPLLIFAFVAFVDLPIALTLLVAALVTLVAPAAWHRHDSRRSAARQQAYAAFAAEYLDAIQGLGTLKAFGQSRARAALLQIRAHELFRRTMSVLGTNTLARGITDTGMAVGAAVALGWGAYRVRTGEMTLEALLVVLMLGVEVFRPLRELRVLLHSGMLGRAAAEGILRLLAARPLVLDPPRPVVDPAALAPTVAFEAVSFAYPGGRRPALADLSFAVEAGTRVGIVGPSGAGKSTIARLLLRFYDPQKGRVLVGGHDARALTLDQLRSQIAVVNQDTYLFHGTVEENLRMGRREATAAELEAAARAANAHEFITRLPQGYRTVVGERGVRLSEGQRQRVAIARALLRDAPILILDEALSSVDAESEVIIQEALERLMVDRTTLIIAHRLSSVVGADRILVLEGGRIVESGRHAELMAHRGAYVRLMGRQAMDGAGRGDRFPAPSSPDPGPALLDAPPVELPSEPETGVLRAEGSGWATVLRTLLGLSRGHRGQLAVTFGLGVARVGALIGVGVVSALTVLAVKRGEPLGGWLFLLGLVAPLAGILHWLESWLAHDVAYRLLADMRITFFEKLDALAPAYLVRRRSGDLVGVATHDIELIEYFFAHTITPAGVAVLVPTAVLATVAVYGWPMAMVLVPWLVYAGLSPILGRRRIDRLGARAREASGELNAHAVDTVQGLAEILAFQQVRPRGAELAARAEAYVRARMPFLRDLTRDAALQEVATGLGGLAVATVGALLAAGGRLDGAILPMLTLLAMSAFVPVWEIAQVGRQLADTLAATRRVHAVQAEPVPVTDGPGVAPGVLAGNPALEMAGVTFRYPGRPRPALLDVSFAVPAGTTLALVGPSGAGKTTVAHLLLRFWDPSAGAVRLQGRDLRAHRLDDLRRRIALVAQDTYLFNDTLRANIRLAQPDASEGAILEAVRHAALDELVATLPDGLETVVGERGAQLSGGQRQRVAIARAFLKSAPVLILDEATSHLDAVNEQAVQEALERLARGRTTVVIAHRLSTVRAADQIVVLDEGRVIETGTHDTLLWRGGFYARLVSRQLGVGV